Proteins encoded together in one Myxococcales bacterium window:
- a CDS encoding DUF4384 domain-containing protein: MKRKTLVSVFTVAAVFLFASLAFAAPFTATKSTAVLAAPGATDAPVASLASGAIVEVTHQAGTYWRVQTPDGKTGYVQADALQQTKTKGLFLPIMIAAATPFGKIVIAKAVSWFMKLFGLGDAEVRQADGVLAMGKELLVLAKEVGGWLKVKDESGQVGYVKEGPQVVYLQPVGYADNSANQYDWMLAGAKPIPATANGLTLQVEVRKSDGTPVIPGQTALKLGDEYDVYVSASADAYVRVTAETKGLGNVCQYYPNHMTGTRQSALFKAGYTYSAELLPQGTHFKVSEPIGAADVIRVEATTAAPFHFVPKPQGCTPLTKGPGFGSATGIQNPTPQVVVEFELKTVK; this comes from the coding sequence ATGAAGCGGAAAACCCTCGTCAGCGTGTTTACCGTCGCCGCCGTGTTTTTATTTGCCAGCCTCGCCTTCGCCGCGCCCTTCACGGCGACGAAGTCGACGGCCGTGCTCGCCGCGCCTGGCGCAACCGACGCCCCGGTGGCCAGCCTCGCATCCGGCGCGATCGTCGAGGTCACGCATCAAGCGGGAACGTACTGGCGTGTGCAAACGCCGGACGGCAAGACCGGCTACGTGCAGGCCGACGCGCTCCAGCAGACCAAGACCAAGGGCCTGTTCCTGCCGATCATGATCGCTGCGGCCACTCCCTTCGGGAAGATCGTGATCGCCAAGGCAGTGAGCTGGTTCATGAAGCTGTTCGGCCTCGGCGACGCCGAGGTGCGGCAGGCCGACGGCGTGCTGGCGATGGGCAAGGAGCTGCTCGTTCTGGCCAAGGAGGTCGGCGGCTGGCTGAAAGTCAAGGACGAAAGCGGTCAGGTCGGCTATGTCAAGGAGGGCCCGCAGGTCGTCTACCTCCAGCCCGTGGGCTACGCCGACAACTCCGCGAATCAGTACGACTGGATGCTGGCGGGGGCGAAGCCGATCCCCGCCACGGCGAACGGCTTGACGCTCCAGGTCGAGGTGCGCAAGAGCGACGGTACGCCGGTGATCCCGGGCCAGACGGCGCTCAAGCTCGGCGACGAGTACGACGTGTACGTTTCCGCCAGCGCCGACGCCTACGTGCGCGTCACGGCCGAGACCAAGGGGCTGGGCAACGTCTGCCAGTATTACCCCAACCATATGACCGGCACGCGGCAGTCGGCGCTGTTCAAGGCGGGGTACACCTACTCGGCGGAGCTATTGCCCCAGGGGACCCACTTCAAGGTGAGCGAGCCCATCGGCGCGGCGGACGTGATCCGCGTCGAGGCTACCACCGCCGCGCCGTTCCACTTCGTGCCCAAACCGCAGGGCTGCACGCCGCTCACCAAGGGGCCTGGCTTCGGCAGCGCAACCGGCATCCAAAACCCGACGCCGCAGGTGGTGGTAGAGTTCGAACTCAAGACGGTGAAGTGA
- the avd gene encoding diversity-generating retroelement protein Avd, which yields MKKDLPAIQKAYDLAKEVLVRLAKFPRDHKFTLGDRIADNVLTVLELLVQAAYTKKKVDLLDEANIRLERLRMLLRLSRELGALSDKGYEHVMGILTDLGQQLGGWRKQASGDG from the coding sequence ATGAAGAAAGATCTTCCGGCGATCCAGAAGGCGTACGATCTGGCCAAGGAGGTGCTGGTGCGGTTGGCGAAGTTTCCGCGCGACCACAAGTTTACGCTGGGCGACCGGATCGCGGACAACGTGCTGACCGTGCTGGAGTTGCTGGTGCAGGCCGCCTATACGAAAAAGAAGGTTGATCTACTGGACGAGGCGAACATCCGACTGGAGCGGCTGCGGATGCTGCTGCGGCTGTCGCGGGAACTCGGAGCCCTGTCGGACAAGGGCTACGAGCACGTCATGGGGATTCTCACCGACCTCGGGCAACAACTCGGCGGTTGGCGCAAGCAGGCGAGTGGCGATGGCTAA
- a CDS encoding RNA-dependent DNA polymerase encodes MAKTFKHLFPRIADFQNLLLAAKKAQTGRRYKPSALAFNFELESNLFRLQDELRSGDYEPGPYRDFIVKDSKKRLISAAPYRDRVVHHAVMNVIEPLFDPMFIYDAYACRKGKGTHAALFRFRGFLAKHRYVLKCDIRKYFQSMDHEILLGKLRRKVADRDALRLLEKIVGSRDFNETAPRFFFSGDDLFTPHKRRRGIPVGNLTSQFFANLYLNDFDHWLTEELRAGSYLRYVDDFCVFADDKARLNQVRAAIIDYLGGHRLRLHDGKSRIYTAREGIEFLGFRHLPDRVRVRRENVKRFGKRMRALQDDYTEGRVTIDRVRASLASWLAHASYADSYRLREELLPSFVFVKGGRAAIEPRASGW; translated from the coding sequence ATGGCTAAGACCTTCAAGCACCTGTTTCCGCGAATCGCCGACTTCCAGAACCTGCTGCTGGCGGCGAAAAAGGCGCAGACCGGCCGCCGTTACAAGCCGAGCGCCTTGGCCTTCAACTTCGAGCTGGAAAGCAACCTCTTTCGCCTCCAAGACGAACTGCGATCCGGCGACTACGAGCCCGGGCCGTATCGGGACTTTATCGTCAAGGACTCCAAGAAGCGGCTCATCTCCGCCGCACCCTATCGGGATCGGGTCGTCCACCACGCCGTGATGAACGTGATCGAGCCGCTGTTCGACCCCATGTTCATTTACGACGCCTACGCCTGCCGCAAGGGTAAGGGTACGCACGCGGCGCTGTTTCGCTTTCGGGGTTTCCTGGCCAAACATCGGTATGTCCTGAAGTGCGACATCCGCAAATACTTCCAGAGCATGGATCACGAGATCCTGCTGGGTAAGCTGCGCCGCAAGGTCGCCGACCGTGACGCGCTGCGGCTGCTGGAGAAGATCGTCGGCTCGCGGGACTTCAACGAGACGGCCCCTCGATTTTTCTTCTCCGGCGACGACCTCTTCACGCCGCACAAACGCCGTCGGGGAATCCCGGTGGGCAACCTCACCAGCCAGTTTTTCGCCAACCTCTACCTGAACGACTTCGACCATTGGCTGACCGAGGAACTGCGCGCCGGTTCTTACCTGCGGTACGTCGACGACTTCTGCGTGTTCGCCGACGACAAAGCGCGCCTGAACCAGGTGCGCGCCGCGATCATCGACTACCTCGGCGGGCACCGGCTGCGCCTTCACGACGGCAAGAGCCGCATCTACACCGCGCGGGAGGGGATCGAGTTCCTCGGCTTTCGGCACCTGCCGGATCGGGTGCGGGTGCGGCGGGAGAACGTGAAACGATTCGGAAAAAGGATGCGGGCGCTGCAAGACGACTACACCGAGGGGCGGGTGACCATCGACCGCGTGCGCGCTTCCTTGGCATCCTGGCTCGCGCACGCATCCTATGCCGATAGCTACCGGCTGCGGGAGGAGTTGCTCCCGTCGTTCGTTTTTGTAAAAGGGGGGAGGGCCGCAATCGAACCGCGTGCTTCGGGGTGGTAG